GAGCGCATCGAGGGGCAGACCTTCGTGGTCGACCTCGTGCTGTTCCTCGACACCCGCCCCGCCGCAGCAGGTGACGACCTCACCCTCACCGCGCACTACGGGATCATCGCCGAGGAGGTCACCGCGGTCATCGCCGGCGACCCGGTCGACCTGATCGAGACCCTCGCCCAGCGCATCGCCGACCAGTGCCTCAAGCACGAGGTGGTCCAGGAGGTCGAGGTCACCGTGCACAAGCCGGACGCCCCGATCACCGTCCCGTTCGACGACGTCACCATCACCATCCACCGGGGCCGCGCCTGACCCGCGCACCGGGCGCGACCCGCGTACCGCGCCTGACCCGCGTACCGCGCCGGCCCCACCGACCGCAGCCCGCCGCAGTGCCCGCGGCCCGAACAGAGGGAACCCGATGAGCACCAGCGACCCGACCGCCTCGCCGACCACCTTCGACCTGGAGCGCCGGGTGGACAAGGCCGACTCGACCCTGCACCAGCCCCGCCACGCCGTCATCGCCCTCGGCAGCAACCTCGGCAACCGCCTGGAGACCCTCCAGGGCGCCGTGGACGCACTGGAGGACACCCCCGGCGTCCGGATCCTGGCCGTCTCCGCCGTCTACGAGACCGACGCCGTCGGCGGCCCGGCCGACCAGCCCAGCTACTTCAACGCCGTCGCCGTGCTGCGCACCACCCTGCCGCCCGTCGACCTGCTGGACCGCGCCAACGCCGTCGAGGACGCCTTCGGGCGGGTCCGCGAGGTCCGCTGGGGCCCGCGCACCCTCGACGTCGACATCCTCGCCTACGAGGGCGTCACCAGCGACGACCCGCACCTGCTGCTGCCGCACCCGCGCGCCCACGAGCGCGCCTTCGTCCTCGCCCCCTGGCTGGACGCCGACCCGGCCGCCGAGGTCCCCGGCCAGGGCACCGCGGCGGACCTGCTGAACGGGCTCGGCGGCGCCGCCGCCCAGGGCGTCCGCCGCCGCGACGACCTCCGGCTCTGCCTGCCGGAGTGACCGCCCGGGCGGCGGCCCCACCGGACCGGCCCCGGTCGGTCCGCGGAACCGGGCCGGGAACTTCCGTGCGGCCGCGCCCGTAGCTCAGAGGTGGCGGGTCCGGCCGGTACGGTGGCCTGGCGCCGCCGCCCCTGCGACGGTCCGTCAGAATCAGCCGCCGTCGTGTTCGTCGGGAAGGACCTCGTCCGCGTGAAGCCGCTCCGTCTCCGCCTGCTGCTCGTCATCGTCCTGGTGGCGGGGGTGCTCTCCTGGGCCGGCGCCAGGATGTGGGACTCGCTCGGGTCGCTGCCCGGAGTGCCGTCGTTCGCACCGCTCGCCCTCGCGGCGATCGCCGTGGTGCTGTTCGCGGTCGCGATCACGCTGCGGTCGCGGCTCAAGGCCGTCCGCGAGCGCGAGCCCGACGCCAAGGGCGTCGACCCGCTGGCGGCCGCGCGGGCCCTGGTCCTCGGGCAGGCGAGCGCCCTGGTGTCCTCGGTGGTGACCGGGATCTACGCCGGCGTGGGGGTGTTCCTGCTCGGCGAACTGGACATCGCGGCACGGAAGTCGCAGGCGATCACGGCGGGACTGGCGGTGCTGGCGGGAGCCGCGGTGATCGCGGCCGGGCTGTGGATCCAGCACATCTGCCGCCTCCCGGAGGACCACGACCACCCGCACGGACCCAGCGGGACGGCGCCCTCGGCGCGCTGAGTCGGCAGGTCGACACCCCCCGGGGGCGCGGCCGCCTCAGCCCGGCCGTGTGACGGCATCCGGGTGGCCGGAGACGACGCGGGCGATGTTGGCGAGGGACTCGGAGCCCTCGTCGAAGTACGCGGAGTGACTGTCGAATGCGTGGGACGGCTCGCCCGGGGCGACCTGGAAGCGCCGGGCGCCGAAGGCGTCACCCGCCGGGTCGCGGCCGAACCAGAGGTCGTCCGGCGCCAGCACCCGGGCCGCCACCCCCACCGGACCGGCGGCCAGCAGCCCGCCCGCCGCCTCCCCTCGCGCGGGCACCCGCCCCACCGGATCGCAGCCGGCCGCCCCCACGTACACGTGCTCCGCCCCCACCCCGAGCTGCTCCGCCCGGTCCGACCCCACCCCCGGGCTCCCCACCAGCACCACCTCGTCCGCCAGCGGCCCGCCCGGCCGCGCGGCGGCCGTCCCCACCACCAGCGACCCGTAGCTGTGCCCGAGCGCCGTGACGTGGGCCGGCGCCGCCCCCGGCGGGCGGGCCGCCCGCAGGCCGTCCAGGAAGCGCCGGTAGGAGACGGCGCCCTCGCGGGCCCGGGCGTCCCCGGCGACGTGCACCGAACCCGGGCGCAGCCCCTCGTTCGGCGGCGCGTCGTAGCCCAGCCAGACCAGGCCGGCGGCCGTCCGCCCCCCGCCCTGCCGCTCGGCGGCGGCCCGGACCCGCTGCGCCCGGTCGCCGTCCCCGTGGCCCACGCAGGCCAGCTCGGTGCCGAAACCCGGCACGTACACCGCGACGTCGTCCGCCCGGTCCGGGTCGCCGAAGGAGAGGACGGCCCGGCCCTGGCCCGCCGAGTCCAGGGCGAGCAGCAGGACGTCCGGACCCTCGGCGGCCAGCCGGCCGCGGATGGCGAGCAGGCCCTCGCCGACCCGCGGGGAGAGCCGGTCGGGGTGGGCGAGCAGCCGGTCGAGGAGGATCCGGTTGGCCCGGTCGCGGTCGCGGGCGGGCAGGCCGTCGAGGCGGCCGATCAGCTCGGGGCGGCTCAGGACGAGGGCGTCCCGGGCGTCCGGGCCCAGCCCGGCCCACCAGGCGGCGAGACGCTCGGGTGGGCTGTCCGGCGGCGGGAGCGTGCCGTCGAGCAGGCTGCCCAGCCCGTCCGTCGGGTCGGCCAGCCGGTACGCGCCGAGGGCGGCGTGGCCGACCCGCAGGGCGTCCGGGTCGCGCGCGGAGGCGGCGAGCCGGGCGAGCCGGTCGGCGGTGGCCCGGTCGGCGTGCTCGGCCTCGGCGAGCACCCGCGCGAGTGACGTGCCGTCAGTGTCCGTACCGTCGACGGGGTGATCGCGGCCGCGGGACTGGACGAGCCCGAACGCCTCGGCCGCCTCCCGCAGCACGTCCCGGACCAGGACCAGCTCCATCCAGGCGGCCTGCAGCCGGCCGCCCGCCCGGTGCACCGCGGCGCCGGCGAGGTCGGCGGCCCGGCCCTGCCAGCCGGAGGCGTCCAGCCGGGCGACGGTGTCCCGGGCCCAGTCGTCGTGCCGGGCCTCGACGGCGTCGACCAGGCGCTGATAGGCCTCGGCGGCCTCCGCCAGCGCGGCGGGTCGGGCGGCGAGCAGGGCGGCGTGGTCCACGGGTCAGCCCGCCGATCGCAGCGTGTGGTGGGCCTCGTCCTCGGCCTCCCGGTAGTTGGCGGCCGTCCGGTCCAGGTCGGCGCCCAGGCCGTCGAGCTCCTCGACCAGCCGCAGCAGCAGCACCCGCCACGCCTCCGCGCAGTCGTGCAGCGCCGCCGCGGTGCGCCAGCCGGGGAGGGCGGCCACGGCGGCGTCGCCCGGACCGGCCACCGCTGCGGCGTCCGCGCGGAGCCGCTCGGCGGTGGACCGGGCATGCTGCCCGGCATCGGCCAACCCGGTGGGGTGGACACGGAATCCGGCGGTCACGGCGCCTCGCTCTCCACAGTGCCCGCCCTGCGGGCGGGACCGGCCGCAGGGGGCGGCCGGGTGTCGGGTATCGTAACGATTCGCAACCGGGCGAACACTCCGAGTGTTTTCGACGGACTGTCAAGAGCTGAATGAGTGGCGAGGCTGACAGCGCGCCAATTCGCACGCTAGTTTCTTTGGCATGTCTCGTGGACGCCACCGCCATTCCTCCGTCCTCAGCCGGTCCGGCCCCCCGCTCGCGACCGGTGTGCTCGTCCTGGGGGCGGTGGCCGCCCTGGTGGTCAGTCCCGACCCCGTGGTGGCCCAATCGGTGGGCGTGGCGGCCGTGATCGCGGCGGTCGGCCTCGGCCTGCTGCTGCGTCAGCGCGACCGGCTGGCCCGCGAGGCGGCCCAGGCCGCGGTGGTCCGGCGGATGCGCGACGAGGAGCGCTTCGAGGAGCAGCTGGCCGAGGCCGAGTACGCCGCCGAGGTGGCCGAGGAGCGGGCGACCCGCTTCGGCCGGCGGCTGACGGCGGAGAAGTCCCGGCTGGCGAAGGCGGAGACCGAGATCGCCCGGCTGCTGCGCGAACGCGCGGTGATGGTGGCCGAGCAGGCGATGAAGGAGGCCGAGGCGAGCCGGCGGGCCCAGGAGGCGGCCCGGCCCAAGCACCCGGTGACCACGGCGGCGTACGTCCGGGCCGCGGCCGCGCTGCGGCACGTCGAGCGGCGGGCCGCGATCGCCGAGGCGCAGCGCGCCGCCGCCCGCCGGGCCGAACTGCCCGCCGCACCCGCGGCGCCGGCCAGGGAGACCGGCCTGGTACCGCTGCGCCCGGCCGCCGAGGCCGTGGGCACGGCGCGTTCCGAGCGTCCCGAGTTCTCCGAGCGTCCCGAGTTCTCCGAGCGCCCGGCCCCGGCCGGGCGGCCCGAGGTGGCCGCCGCGCCGGTGCGCCCGGCGCTCGCCGGCCCGTCCGAGACGAGCGGTTCCGCCTCCACCGCGCTGGTCCGCAGCGCCCGTCCGCGCCCGCAGGGTGCCGGGGCCGGGCGCGGGGCCGGGTTCAGCTTCTTCGGCCGCCCGGGTGCCGCCCGGACGGCGCTGCGGGCAGCCGCGCCCGCCCCCGCGGTCGGGGACCTGGCGGACGTCGTCGGGGACGAGGCGATCGCCGCCAGCGCCCGCTACGCGGCGCCGGAGGCCGAGGCGGCCCCGGAGGAACGCCCGGACGGGACGGCCGAGGCCCGGGCCGAGGAGACCCCGGCCCACCAGCGTCCGGAGCCCGCCGAGGAGCCCGAGGTGGTCGACCTGACCCCGCACGAGGAGACCGAGCTGCTGGAGCTCCCCGAGCTCCGCGCCGGACGCTCCTGACCCTGCCGGAAACGGGCGATGCCCCCGGAGCCACGGGCTCCGGGGGCATCGTGCGTCAGGTCGGGGACCCGAGGGGTCAGACGTTGACGCCGAAGTCCTGGGCGATGCCCACCAGGCCGGAGGCGTAGCCCTGGCCGATGGCGCGGAACTTCCACTCGGCGCCGCTGCGGTACAGCTCGCCGAAGATCATGGCCGTCTCGGTGGCCGCGTCCTCGGAGAGGTCGTAGCGGGCGATCTCGGCGCCGCCGCTGGCGTTGAGCACGCGGATGTACGCGTTGCGGACCTGGCCGAAGCTCTGGCCGCGCGAGGTGGCGTCGTAGATCGACACCGGGAAGGTGATCCGGGTGACGTCGGCCGGCAGGCCGGCCAGGTTGACGTTGATCTGCTCGTCGTCGCCGGCGCCCTCGCCGGTGCGGTTGTCGCCGGTGTGCACCACGGTGCTGTCCGGGGTGCTGGTGTTGTTGAAGAAGACGAAGTGACGGTCGGAGTACACCTTGCCGTCGTTGTTCAGGACGATCGCGCTGGCGTCGAGGTCGAACTCGGCGCCGGTGGTGGTGCGGACGTCCCAGCCGAGGCCGACGGTGACCGCGGTCAGGCCGGGGGCCTCCTTGGTCAGCGAGACGTTGCCACCCTTGGAGAGGCTCACTGGCATGGTGTGTGGTGTCCCTTCGGTCGCTTTTGCCGGAAGAACGCGGACCGGCCGCTCCATGGTTCCACCAAGCCGCTGAGTTCTTTCACGAACCGTCGGCACGGCGCGTCTCAGACCCGGGGAAAACGTCCCTGGACGGTCCAGATGTTCGGATTGTCGGCCAGGCCCTCGTGCATGTCGAACAGATCTGCCAGGACGTCCTGGAGGAAGTCCCGGGCCTCCCGCCGCAGGTCCGCGTGGCGGACGACCAGCGGCTCGGAGTTCCGCCGCCAGGTCGCGCTGATCTCGACCCAGCCGAAGCGGCGGGCGAACCGCAGCAGCTCGGTGTTCTGGGTGAAGTCCAGGTCGGCGGTCCGCACGGTGGCGGCGCGGCTGCCCCGGGGGTCATCGTCCAGCTGCTCGACGATGTCGCACACCGCCCACGCGAAGTCCAGCACCGGCACCCACTCCCAGCCGGTGGCCAGCTCGTGGCCGTCCACGTCCAGGAACACGTCGCCGCAGAAGAGGTCGTGGCGGAGGGTGCGGACGGGGGCGGTGCGGTAGTCGGTCTGCGGGGGGTCGGGAAAGCGGTTGGAGAGGGAGTAGCCGAGCTCGATCACCGGGCCATTCTCTCAGTCCACGGGCGGCTGGTTCGGGCGCGGGGAACCGCGCGAATCGGAGGCTTTGCGGGTGGCCCGATCGCGCCGGTTAATCCCGTGGATCCGGACGGGGTGCGGGCGGGATGATGGGGGTATGCCCGAGCCCATTCGCGTCCGGGGATCGGTGGTCGTTCCGGACGCCGAACTCGTGTGGCGTTTCTCCCGTTCCTCCGGCCCCGGTGGCCAGCACGTCAACACGTCGGACACCCAGGTCGAACTCCGTTACGACCTCGCCGCGTCCGACGCCCTCCCGCCGGTCTGGAAGGAGCGCGCCCTGGAGCGGCTCGCCCACCGGCTGGTGGACGGCGCGGTGCTGGTGGTCCGCGCCTCCGAGCACCGTTCGCAGTGGCGCAACCGCGAGGTGGCCGCGGCCCGGCTGGCGTCGCTGCTGGGCGAGGCCACCGCGCCGCCGCCCAAGGCGCGCCGGGCGACCAAGCCCACCCGCGGGATGATCGAGCGGAGGCTGGAGACCAAGCGGCACCGCTCGCAGCTCAAACAGGGTCGCGGCCGGCTCCGACCGGAGTGACGTTCCTCCCGGAGTGACGTTCCTCCAGCCGGCGCGGGCGGCCCGGCCTCAGCCCAACTGGCGGTA
The window above is part of the Kitasatospora sp. HUAS MG31 genome. Proteins encoded here:
- a CDS encoding TerD family protein; amino-acid sequence: MPVSLSKGGNVSLTKEAPGLTAVTVGLGWDVRTTTGAEFDLDASAIVLNNDGKVYSDRHFVFFNNTSTPDSTVVHTGDNRTGEGAGDDEQINVNLAGLPADVTRITFPVSIYDATSRGQSFGQVRNAYIRVLNASGGAEIARYDLSEDAATETAMIFGELYRSGAEWKFRAIGQGYASGLVGIAQDFGVNV
- a CDS encoding alpha/beta hydrolase encodes the protein MDHAALLAARPAALAEAAEAYQRLVDAVEARHDDWARDTVARLDASGWQGRAADLAGAAVHRAGGRLQAAWMELVLVRDVLREAAEAFGLVQSRGRDHPVDGTDTDGTSLARVLAEAEHADRATADRLARLAASARDPDALRVGHAALGAYRLADPTDGLGSLLDGTLPPPDSPPERLAAWWAGLGPDARDALVLSRPELIGRLDGLPARDRDRANRILLDRLLAHPDRLSPRVGEGLLAIRGRLAAEGPDVLLLALDSAGQGRAVLSFGDPDRADDVAVYVPGFGTELACVGHGDGDRAQRVRAAAERQGGGRTAAGLVWLGYDAPPNEGLRPGSVHVAGDARAREGAVSYRRFLDGLRAARPPGAAPAHVTALGHSYGSLVVGTAAARPGGPLADEVVLVGSPGVGSDRAEQLGVGAEHVYVGAAGCDPVGRVPARGEAAGGLLAAGPVGVAARVLAPDDLWFGRDPAGDAFGARRFQVAPGEPSHAFDSHSAYFDEGSESLANIARVVSGHPDAVTRPG
- a CDS encoding type VII secretion target, producing MTAGFRVHPTGLADAGQHARSTAERLRADAAAVAGPGDAAVAALPGWRTAAALHDCAEAWRVLLLRLVEELDGLGADLDRTAANYREAEDEAHHTLRSAG
- the folB gene encoding dihydroneopterin aldolase, with amino-acid sequence MDRVTLRGLRARGHHGVFERERIEGQTFVVDLVLFLDTRPAAAGDDLTLTAHYGIIAEEVTAVIAGDPVDLIETLAQRIADQCLKHEVVQEVEVTVHKPDAPITVPFDDVTITIHRGRA
- the folK gene encoding 2-amino-4-hydroxy-6-hydroxymethyldihydropteridine diphosphokinase, which produces MSTSDPTASPTTFDLERRVDKADSTLHQPRHAVIALGSNLGNRLETLQGAVDALEDTPGVRILAVSAVYETDAVGGPADQPSYFNAVAVLRTTLPPVDLLDRANAVEDAFGRVREVRWGPRTLDVDILAYEGVTSDDPHLLLPHPRAHERAFVLAPWLDADPAAEVPGQGTAADLLNGLGGAAAQGVRRRDDLRLCLPE
- the arfB gene encoding alternative ribosome rescue aminoacyl-tRNA hydrolase ArfB, translating into MPEPIRVRGSVVVPDAELVWRFSRSSGPGGQHVNTSDTQVELRYDLAASDALPPVWKERALERLAHRLVDGAVLVVRASEHRSQWRNREVAAARLASLLGEATAPPPKARRATKPTRGMIERRLETKRHRSQLKQGRGRLRPE
- a CDS encoding DUF3180 domain-containing protein yields the protein MKPLRLRLLLVIVLVAGVLSWAGARMWDSLGSLPGVPSFAPLALAAIAVVLFAVAITLRSRLKAVREREPDAKGVDPLAAARALVLGQASALVSSVVTGIYAGVGVFLLGELDIAARKSQAITAGLAVLAGAAVIAAGLWIQHICRLPEDHDHPHGPSGTAPSAR